GCCCCAGGCGATGAACAACATCACTCTGGTGGGCGCGGGAATGGGTCAGACCACCCTGGACTTCAGCAACCAGGTGGCGGGCTCCGACGGCATCGACGTCATCGGCGGCACGGGCATCACCTTCCAGGGCCTCACGGTGCTGAACGCGGCGCAGAACGCGATCAAGGTGCTCAACAGCACCAACGTGATCTTCGAGGCCGTGGAGACCACCTGGACCAACGTGGCCGACCCGAACAACGGCCCCTACGGCGTGTACCCGGTGGGCGTGACCAACGTGCTCATCGAGGGCTGCCACATCGTGGGCGCGTCGGACTCGGGCGTCTACGTGGGCCAGAGCAACAACATCGTGGTGCGCAGCAACGTGGTCGAGGGCAACGTGGCGGGCATCGAGATCGAGAACTCGTTCAACGCCGACGTCTACAACAACAACACCCACGACAACACGGCGGGCCTCCTGGTGTTCGACCTGCCCAACCTGCAGCAGCAGGGCGGCCACGACGTGCGCCTCTTCAACAACACCGTGGTGAACAACAACACCTCGAACTTCGGCCGCAGCGGCGACATCGTGAGCATCGTGCCCGCGGGCTCGGGCGTGATCCTCATGGCGAACCACAATGACGAGGTCTTCGGCAACACCATCACCGGCAACCACACCGCGGCGATTGGCGTGATCAGCTACTACGTGTCGCAGATTCCGGTCACCGACCCGAACTACTACCCGTTCCCGTACAACGACGCGATCCACGACAACTTCGTGGACGGCAACGGCGCGGCGCCCAGCGCGAACCCGGCGCAGCCCATCGGCTTCCTGCTCGCCAACGCGAACACCAACCACCAGTTCACCGGCGGCCACGTGGTGGACGAGCTGTACGACGGAATCCTCGACCCGAACTTCCCGACCGACGTGGGCTTCACGCTCCCGCTGCCGGATGCGGGCATCGACACCACCAACAACCCGATGGTGATCTGCTTCAGCAACAACGGCGGCGACGGTGGCGCGGCCACCTTCGGCAACCTGCACCTCGACCAGCTGCAGATCTACGTGCAGTTCCCGGACGGCGGCTTCAACCCCGGCTGGGACGGCGGTCCGGCGAGCAACGTGGGCGACATCGTCAGCCAGGATGAAACGCCGTACTCCTGCGTTCTGCCCGCCGTCACCTCGCAGGCCGGCGGTTGGCTCGACGACGGCGGCCCCTGATCCGGAGCTGAGTCGTGAAGCTGCGTTCTGCCATCCTCCTCCTGGCGCTGGCTGCATCGGCTTGCGCCGGGAGTACCCCTGCCTCCGACGCTGGCGCGACGGACGCCGGGAAGGACGCTGGCTTCACGACCGAGCAGGACGCCGGTCCCACGGACGCTGGCCCGGTCGACGCCGGGCCAGCCGACGCGGGCCCGGAAGACGCAGGTCCCATCGACGCAGGTCCCATCGATGCGGGTCCCATCGATGCGGGTCCGGTCGACGCAGGTCCGATTGATGCGGGCCCGAACGACGCCGGGCCGGTGGCGTGCATCCCCGGCGGCGACGGCGGCTACGTGCACGTGCCGCCATTTGGTTCGATCTCGCAGTACTGCATGGTCTCGCTGGCCGCCGACGGCGGCGTGGCGTTCAACCCGAGCGTCACGCCGTACGATCTCAACACGCCGCTCTTCAGCGATTACGCGGTCAAGGTCCGCGGCGTGTGGATGCCCCCAGGCACCAGCGCGACCTACAACGACACCAACGCCTTCACGTTCCCCGTCGGCACGGTGCTCATCAAGTCCTTCGGCCTTCGCAACGCGCGCGGCACCAACGTCCGCTGGGTGGAGACGCGCCTCCTCATCAACACCGCCGCTGACGCGGGTTGGAAGGGCTACGACTACCTCTGGAACGACGCAGGCACCGACGCCACGATCAACTACGGCGGCGGCATCGTGCCGCTGACCTGGATCGACATCGATGGAGGCCCGGTCCCGGTCTTGTTGGATGCCGACGGCGGCGACGCCGGCCCGGCCTACTACCTCGACGTCGACGCCGGCCTGGTCAAGTTCGCCGACGGCAGCACCGTCTACTACCCCATCCCCAGCTACGGCCAATGCCAGCAGTGCCACGAGTCGTACAGCGTGATGACGCCCATCGGCCCGAAGGCGCGCAACCTCAACAAGAACTTCGACTACGCCACTGGCACCGAGAACGAGCTCGCGCACTGGACCGACGCGGGCATCCTCACCGGCGCACCTGATCCTTCGCAAGCGCCAAGGGTCCCCGTGTGGAACAACCCGAGCACGGGCACCCTCAACGAGCGAGCGCGCGCGTACCTCGACGTGAACTGCGCGCACTGCCACAGCGAGGGCGGATTCGCTCGCACCACAGGCTTGTATCTCGGGTGGAACGAGGACGGAGGGGTCGGCGTCGGGAAGGCGCCGGTTGCAGCAGGCCCGTGCACGGCCGGCCTCGACTTCGACGTCGTCCCGGGCGATCCAGCGGACAGCATCATGATTTCCCGCATGAGGTCCATCTCGCCCGGTTGCATGATGCCGCTCATCGGTCGCACCGTCGTCGACACCGAAGGCGTGGCTTTGGTCAGCGACTGGATCACCTGCCTCGGCTTTGACGGCGGCTGTCCGTAGCGACCGCCCTCATCGCGCCGATTGCGCCAACGCGCCGTACGCCTCGCTTCGCTCGGGTGTGGGGGCAGGGCGCACGTGCGCTGCAGAGATGCCCGCTGCGACAGCTTCTGCTTTTGGGGAATGAAAAATCGCTCCCCTCAGAAGCTGCTTGAAGGCGTCCTCGTCACGGTCGATCCACCGCGAACATCCTGACCGACGGCGAGCGCAGCGACCCGAATGCAGTGCTCAGGCTCCTGCCCCTCGCCCACACAGACCACCCAGAAAAATTTGACGGCACCGAGGAGGTCGCTGCGTTGCCTCGTACCTCGGAGGCAGTGCATCGCACCGAGGAGAATGCTCGTCTCGCCTCGACACACCCGCGGCCAAAAACTTGCGGGCTTCAACATCCAGGTCGACGCTTGTAGCACCATGTCGAATACAAACATCGTCCCCCGTCCCCCCCGCGTCCCGTTCGTTCGACCGGTGCATGTGAGCCGGGAGGACGGCTCCGGCGCACAGTGGCTCCTCGCCTCCAACCTCTCCGAGGGCGGCATCTTCGTCCGCTGCGGAGAGCCGCCCGCTGCCGGCACCAAGCTCCGCCTCGACCTCGAAGCGCGCGGCCAGACCCTGCGCTTCGGCGAAGGCGAGGTCATCTGGTCTCGGCCCATGGACGTCACCCGGCTCAACCAGGGGCTGCCGGGCTTCGGCATCAAGTTCACCGAGCTCTCGGCGGAATCGTCCGCGCTGGTGAAGCACCTCGTCGACGTCGGCGGCACCGGTCGCGGCCAGGCCAAGACGCTGCCGTTCACCTCGCCCGAAGCCTTCGTCCATCGCTCGCGCGAGCCGCTGCACGCGCCCGTCGCCGCCATGGTCGAGTCACTCGTCGCCACCGAGAAGGCGCCGACAGGCGACTGGCCGATGCTCAGCCCCATCGAGGAGAAGAAGATCAGCCAAAAGGTCGTCGTCGACTTCGCTGCACTCGGTGAAGAGCCCTTGAGCCTCGGCGTCGGCGCGCCGCTGCACGACGATGAGCCTCGCCTCGATCGCGAGATGCTCAAGGCCAGCATCGGCACGCTGCCGGAGCCGTCGCAGCTGCCGCGTCGCTCGAACGGCATCGCGAGCGTCGCGGCCGGCTTCGCGCTCTTCGCCATCACCGCGGGCGGCGGCTTCTACGCCTGGCGAGGGTTCCACACCGCCATGGACTCCGACGCGACCAACGAACCGGTCACGGTGGTCACCTCGAAGCCCACGTCGCCGGAGGGCGAGGGAGAGCTGACCGCGGCCACCGTCGAGCCCGAGGACGACGCCGAGGAGGCCGCTGCGCCCGAGCCCGCCAAGCCTGCGGCGAAGCCCGTCGTCGAGGCGGCGAAGCCCGCGCCGAAGCCGGTCGAGGCCGTGAAGCCCATCGAGCTCAAGGTCGTGATGCCCGCTGTCGTGGCCAAGGCGAAGGTGGTGAGCGCCGAGGTTCCGCACGTGCCGGCCGCGAAGCCGAGCCCGAAGCTGCCTGCGCGTGGGGCGCAGATCGCGCTGCCGAGTGGCGCCGCCAAGGCCGTGGCAGTGTCCGACGACGGCGCTGCGCTCGAGATTCGTCCCGAGCTCGCGCCCGGTGCCGAGATCGACCGTGTGTTCGCGCTCTCGTCGCCCGCGCGCCTGGTGATCGACCTCAAGGGGCCCACGCCGCACGGCACGCCCAAGGTCGAGGGCCGCAACGGCGTCACCGCGGTTCGGCTCGGCATGCGTCCCGGTGGCACGCGCCTGGTGCTCGACCTCGTCCGCGAGGCTGCGAAGGTGAAGAACCAGGACGGCGCCATCACCGTCGAGCTGCACTGAGCTCGACGGATGTC
This Deltaproteobacteria bacterium DNA region includes the following protein-coding sequences:
- a CDS encoding PilZ domain-containing protein, producing MHVSREDGSGAQWLLASNLSEGGIFVRCGEPPAAGTKLRLDLEARGQTLRFGEGEVIWSRPMDVTRLNQGLPGFGIKFTELSAESSALVKHLVDVGGTGRGQAKTLPFTSPEAFVHRSREPLHAPVAAMVESLVATEKAPTGDWPMLSPIEEKKISQKVVVDFAALGEEPLSLGVGAPLHDDEPRLDREMLKASIGTLPEPSQLPRRSNGIASVAAGFALFAITAGGGFYAWRGFHTAMDSDATNEPVTVVTSKPTSPEGEGELTAATVEPEDDAEEAAAPEPAKPAAKPVVEAAKPAPKPVEAVKPIELKVVMPAVVAKAKVVSAEVPHVPAAKPSPKLPARGAQIALPSGAAKAVAVSDDGAALEIRPELAPGAEIDRVFALSSPARLVIDLKGPTPHGTPKVEGRNGVTAVRLGMRPGGTRLVLDLVREAAKVKNQDGAITVELH
- a CDS encoding right-handed parallel beta-helix repeat-containing protein encodes the protein MRVSVLAALAAAMALVGCGSSNSSSSSSGSTGGSTTTTTTTTTTSSSTSSTSTSSSSTGGSSGSTSSSSSSSSGSTGSGSTSGSSGSGSGSSGSTGANLCANYPQPCVAFVSGVDDENSINAGMATATDGTTFVFSAGSFTFQNSLNVPQAMNNITLVGAGMGQTTLDFSNQVAGSDGIDVIGGTGITFQGLTVLNAAQNAIKVLNSTNVIFEAVETTWTNVADPNNGPYGVYPVGVTNVLIEGCHIVGASDSGVYVGQSNNIVVRSNVVEGNVAGIEIENSFNADVYNNNTHDNTAGLLVFDLPNLQQQGGHDVRLFNNTVVNNNTSNFGRSGDIVSIVPAGSGVILMANHNDEVFGNTITGNHTAAIGVISYYVSQIPVTDPNYYPFPYNDAIHDNFVDGNGAAPSANPAQPIGFLLANANTNHQFTGGHVVDELYDGILDPNFPTDVGFTLPLPDAGIDTTNNPMVICFSNNGGDGGAATFGNLHLDQLQIYVQFPDGGFNPGWDGGPASNVGDIVSQDETPYSCVLPAVTSQAGGWLDDGGP